Proteins from a genomic interval of Corythoichthys intestinalis isolate RoL2023-P3 chromosome 3, ASM3026506v1, whole genome shotgun sequence:
- the rnf10 gene encoding RING finger protein 10 isoform X1, which yields MLESSTALGSELGLVHCRETDMEKNPNNSSNTKVPPRSNSSGPTPGESKPKSENKNNGGAKRYSRKREPSFPKPENFSGPRRTNPQKSKNFDKRPPQRGGGRQYGVTGGGRREEVAETRRAEFSPAQFAGPKKISLNHLLNFTFEPRGGNGAAGDGGYTCWGRRNKWGHKHKPFNKELFLQANCQFVVTDDQDYKGHFTDPDTLVSWDCVQQVRIYSHEVPSCPICLYPPVAARITRCGHIFCWPCILHYLSLSDKTWSKCPICYEAVHTVDLKSVVAMETRQYVVGDIITMRLMRREKGTLVAMPSSQWVKVEEPVRFGDSSLSPYSKLLLTSCSQVLNMVAEEKAVLQAQLCLEEDAQDCFIQSALCLLQEREEMLLKKQQPSTDNSFDLSTLTLEEPTPVNEVLTIKSSTKPVLQYSSAFDDEVEEVPINEEQSGSLEHTLESVLEEPPDTVLDPVPHNFTDEENSAKEAEPGHSQTNQVHGPFYYFYQAEDCQQMFLHPVNIRCLLREYGSLEASPDSITATVVEIEGHTVTEEIRRRHRYLSHLPLTCEFSICELALQPPILSKETMDTFADELEKRKRLRQKKARDEKRREKRIEIEENKKQGKYPEVHIGLENLQNFPAFGSPPHNSSPLVQPDFTLLPPSPLSSSPSSEGMMFPCLNGQTSPVVGSAEDDSHCMSFAQMLKDGKARVDGPRITRKKDKLLAPPTADSEGESDGSDRAPVPNFQNSFSQAFEKALLQLDSPEPSPQPVVVSDEKGGKKKKKKQKLLFSTSMVHTNAAIV from the exons ATGCTAGAGAGCTCTACAGCTCTCGGCTCGGAGCTCGGCCTCGTTCACTGCAGGGAGACAGATATGGAGAAGAACCCGAACAACAGCAGCAATACCAAGGTTCCACCTCGTTCCAACTCCTCTGGGCCAACCCCGGGGGAATCTAAACCCAAGTCAG aaAATAAGAATAATGGAGGCGCCAAGCGCTATAGCCGCAAGCGGGAGCCCTCCTTTCCCAAACCAGAAAATTTCTCGGGCCCACGTCGCACCAATCCACAGAAAAGCAAGAATTTTGACAAGAGACCCCCCCAGAGAGGTGGAGGACGGCAATATGGGGTTACAGGTGGAGGACGACGGGAGGAG GTAGCAGAGACGCGCCGGGCAGAGTTTAGCCCGGCTCAGTTTGCTGGACCGAAAAAAATAAGCCTGAACCACCTGTTGAACTTCACCTTTGAACCTCGTGGAGGTAACGGTGCTGCCGGAGATGGAGGCTACACTTGTTGGGGACGTCGAAATAAATGGGGTCATAAGCACAAGCCCTTTAACAAGGAGCTTTTCCTGCAAGCCAA TTGCCAGTTTGTGGTGACTGATGACCAGGACTACAAGGGTCACTTCACTGATCCAGATACTCTGGTCAGCTGGGATTGTGTGCAGCAAGTG CGAATCTACAGTCATGAGGTTCCATCTTGCCCCATCTGCCTCTATCCACCCGTGGCAGCTCGCATTACACGTTGTGGACACATCTTCTGTTGGCCTTGCATACTGCACTACCTGTCTTTAAGTGACAAGACTTGGTCAAAGTGCCCCATATGCTATGAGGCTGTTCACACTGTGGATTTAAAGAG TGTGGTTGCCATGGAGACCAGGCAATACGTGGTTGGGGATATCATCACCATGCGCCTCATGCGGAGGGAAAAGGGGACTTTGGTGGCCATGCCAAGCTCTCAGTGGGTAAAAGTGGAGGAACCTGTACGGTTTGGAG ATTCTTCTCTGAGCCCTTATTCCAAGTTGCTGCTGACATCCTGCAGTCAGGTCCTCAACATGGTGGCAGAGGAAAAGGCAGTTCTGCAAGCTCAGCTATGCCTGGAAGAGGATGCGCAAGACTGCTTTATCCAGAGTGCGCTTTGCCTCTTGCAG GAGCGAGAAGAAATGTTGTTGAAGAAGCAGCAGCCATCTACAGACAACAGCTTTGACTTGTCCACTCTGACTCTTGAGGAACCTACTCCTGTCAATGAGGTGTTGACCATTAAGAGCTCTACCAAG CCTGTGCTCCAGTACTCTTCTGCTTTTGATGATGAGGTGGAAGAAGTCCCAATTAATGAAGAGCAGTCAGGATCGCTTGAGCATACTTTGGAAAGTGTGCTTGAAGAGCCTCCGGATACTGTGTTGGATCCAGTGCCACATAACTTTACTGATGAAGAAAACTCTGCCAAAGAGGCAGAACCAGGTCACTCTCAAACCAACCAGGTGCACGGACCGTTCTATTATTTCTACCAAG CTGAAGACTGCCAGCAGATGTTCTTGCATCCTGTGAATATACGCTGTTTATTGAGGGAATATGGCAGTTTGGAAGCGAGCCCGGACTCAATCACTGCCACAGTGGTGGAGATCGAGGGACATACAGTCACTGAG gaGATCCGTCGTCGACATCGTTACCTGTCTCATCTTCCACTCACATGTGAATTCAGCATCTGTGAGTTGGCCTTGCAGCCACCAATCCTGTCCAAGGAAACCATGGACACATTTGCAg ATGAATTGGAGAAAAGGAAACGCCTGAGACAGAAGAAAGCGAGAGACGAGAAGCGCAGAGAGAAGCGAATTGAAATTGAAGAGAACAAGAAGCAGGGTAAAT ACCCCGAGGTGCATATTGGACTAGAGAACCTTCAAAATTTCCCAGCATTTGGGTCGCCACCTCACAACAGCAGCCCTCTAGTACAGCCAGATTTTACTTTGCTTCCTCCTTCTCCCCTAAGCAGCAGCCCTTCCTCTG AGGGAATGATGTTCCCATGCCTGAATGGACAAACCTCTCCTGTTGTGGGAAGTGCGGAAGATGACTCTCACTGCATGTCATTTGCACAG atGTTGAAAGATGGAAAAGCCAGAGTTGATGGACCCAgaatcaccagaaaaaaag ATAAACTGTTAGCTCCGCCAACAGCTGACAGCGAAGGCGAAAGTGACGGGTCAGATCGTGCTCCAGTGCCCAACTTTCAGAACTCTTTCAGCCAAGCATTTGAGAAGGCACTTCTGCAGCTTGACAGTCCAGAACCTTCTCCACAACCTGTAGTTGTCTCAG ATGAGAAAGGagggaagaagaaaaagaaaaaacagaagCTTCTCTTCAGCACATCCATGGTTCACACAAA tgctgcAATTGTGTGA
- the unc119.1 gene encoding protein unc-119 homolog B isoform X1: MNGSRNKSAPTVGKGHTNADTGSESNRRDRKAVGGMFKKLKSRRSQTDKWPVVTEDELRALGGDISPDHVLGLRAVTEDYLCKPEDNIYNIDFTRFKIRDLETGTVLFEIAKPPNSGPVEAEEVSGDVDVSAGRFVRYQFTPAFLKLQTVGATVEFTVGDRPINNFRMIERHYFQGHLLKNFDFDFGFCIPNSCNTCEHIYEFPQLPDDLIRQMVAHPYETRSDSFYFVDNKLIMHNKADYAYNGGQ; the protein is encoded by the exons ATGAACGGTTCTCGGAACAAATCGGCACCAACTGTCGGTAAGGGACACACGAACGCAGACACCGGCTCCGAATCGAACCGCAGGGACCGAAAAGCTGTGGGAGGCATGTTCAAGAAGCTGAAGTCGAGGCGCAGTCAAACGGATAAGTGGCCCGTCGTCACGGAGGATGAACTTAGGGCGCTCGGAGGAGATATTTCTCCGGATCATGTGCTTGGACTCCGGGCTGTCACGGAGG ACTATCTTTGCAAACCTGAAGACAATATCTACAACATCGACTTCACGCGTTTCAAGATCAGAGATCTCGAGACTGGCACAGTTTTGTTTGAGATCGCCAAACCTCCCAACAGTG GTCCTGTAGAGGCTGAAGAGGTGAGCGGAGATGTTGACGTCAGTGCTGGGCGCTTTGTGCGATATCAGTTTACACCAGCGTTCTTGAAACTACAGACTGTCGGTGCAAC TGTGGAGTTCACCGTCGGCGACCGTCCCATTAATAACTTTCGTATGATCGAGAGGCATTATTTTCAAGGACACCTTCTCAAGAACTTTGACTTTGACTTCGGCTTTTGCATTCCCAACAGCTGTAACACATGTGAACACATTTACGAGTTTCCGCAacttccagatgacctta TTCGCCAAATGGTGGCACACCCTTATGAGACGAGATCAGACAGTTTCTACTTTGTGGACAACAAGCTCATCATGCACAACAAGGCAGACTATGCCTACAATGGTGGTCAGTGA
- the unc119.1 gene encoding protein unc-119 homolog B isoform X2: protein MIFTYVVLFSTFTPKHYYLCKPEDNIYNIDFTRFKIRDLETGTVLFEIAKPPNSGPVEAEEVSGDVDVSAGRFVRYQFTPAFLKLQTVGATVEFTVGDRPINNFRMIERHYFQGHLLKNFDFDFGFCIPNSCNTCEHIYEFPQLPDDLIRQMVAHPYETRSDSFYFVDNKLIMHNKADYAYNGGQ from the exons ATGATTTTCACCTATGTAGTGCTGTTTTCAACATTCACTCCGAAGCATT ACTATCTTTGCAAACCTGAAGACAATATCTACAACATCGACTTCACGCGTTTCAAGATCAGAGATCTCGAGACTGGCACAGTTTTGTTTGAGATCGCCAAACCTCCCAACAGTG GTCCTGTAGAGGCTGAAGAGGTGAGCGGAGATGTTGACGTCAGTGCTGGGCGCTTTGTGCGATATCAGTTTACACCAGCGTTCTTGAAACTACAGACTGTCGGTGCAAC TGTGGAGTTCACCGTCGGCGACCGTCCCATTAATAACTTTCGTATGATCGAGAGGCATTATTTTCAAGGACACCTTCTCAAGAACTTTGACTTTGACTTCGGCTTTTGCATTCCCAACAGCTGTAACACATGTGAACACATTTACGAGTTTCCGCAacttccagatgacctta TTCGCCAAATGGTGGCACACCCTTATGAGACGAGATCAGACAGTTTCTACTTTGTGGACAACAAGCTCATCATGCACAACAAGGCAGACTATGCCTACAATGGTGGTCAGTGA
- the rnf10 gene encoding RING finger protein 10 isoform X2, with product MLESSTALGSELGLVHCRETDMEKNPNNSSNTKVPPRSNSSGPTPGESKPKSENKNNGGAKRYSRKREPSFPKPENFSGPRRTNPQKSKNFDKRPPQRGGGRQYGVTGGGRREEVAETRRAEFSPAQFAGPKKISLNHLLNFTFEPRGGNGAAGDGGYTCWGRRNKWGHKHKPFNKELFLQANCQFVVTDDQDYKGHFTDPDTLVSWDCVQQVRIYSHEVPSCPICLYPPVAARITRCGHIFCWPCILHYLSLSDKTWSKCPICYEAVHTVDLKSVVAMETRQYVVGDIITMRLMRREKGTLVAMPSSQWVKVEEPVRFGDSSLSPYSKLLLTSCSQVLNMVAEEKAVLQAQLCLEEDAQDCFIQSALCLLQEREEMLLKKQQPSTDNSFDLSTLTLEEPTPVNEVLTIKSSTKPVLQYSSAFDDEVEEVPINEEQSGSLEHTLESVLEEPPDTVLDPVPHNFTDEENSAKEAEPGHSQTNQVHGPFYYFYQAEDCQQMFLHPVNIRCLLREYGSLEASPDSITATVVEIEGHTVTEEIRRRHRYLSHLPLTCEFSICELALQPPILSKETMDTFADELEKRKRLRQKKARDEKRREKRIEIEENKKQGKYPEVHIGLENLQNFPAFGSPPHNSSPLVQPDFTLLPPSPLSSSPSSEGMMFPCLNGQTSPVVGSAEDDSHCMSFAQMLKDGKARVDGPRITRKKADSEGESDGSDRAPVPNFQNSFSQAFEKALLQLDSPEPSPQPVVVSDEKGGKKKKKKQKLLFSTSMVHTNAAIV from the exons ATGCTAGAGAGCTCTACAGCTCTCGGCTCGGAGCTCGGCCTCGTTCACTGCAGGGAGACAGATATGGAGAAGAACCCGAACAACAGCAGCAATACCAAGGTTCCACCTCGTTCCAACTCCTCTGGGCCAACCCCGGGGGAATCTAAACCCAAGTCAG aaAATAAGAATAATGGAGGCGCCAAGCGCTATAGCCGCAAGCGGGAGCCCTCCTTTCCCAAACCAGAAAATTTCTCGGGCCCACGTCGCACCAATCCACAGAAAAGCAAGAATTTTGACAAGAGACCCCCCCAGAGAGGTGGAGGACGGCAATATGGGGTTACAGGTGGAGGACGACGGGAGGAG GTAGCAGAGACGCGCCGGGCAGAGTTTAGCCCGGCTCAGTTTGCTGGACCGAAAAAAATAAGCCTGAACCACCTGTTGAACTTCACCTTTGAACCTCGTGGAGGTAACGGTGCTGCCGGAGATGGAGGCTACACTTGTTGGGGACGTCGAAATAAATGGGGTCATAAGCACAAGCCCTTTAACAAGGAGCTTTTCCTGCAAGCCAA TTGCCAGTTTGTGGTGACTGATGACCAGGACTACAAGGGTCACTTCACTGATCCAGATACTCTGGTCAGCTGGGATTGTGTGCAGCAAGTG CGAATCTACAGTCATGAGGTTCCATCTTGCCCCATCTGCCTCTATCCACCCGTGGCAGCTCGCATTACACGTTGTGGACACATCTTCTGTTGGCCTTGCATACTGCACTACCTGTCTTTAAGTGACAAGACTTGGTCAAAGTGCCCCATATGCTATGAGGCTGTTCACACTGTGGATTTAAAGAG TGTGGTTGCCATGGAGACCAGGCAATACGTGGTTGGGGATATCATCACCATGCGCCTCATGCGGAGGGAAAAGGGGACTTTGGTGGCCATGCCAAGCTCTCAGTGGGTAAAAGTGGAGGAACCTGTACGGTTTGGAG ATTCTTCTCTGAGCCCTTATTCCAAGTTGCTGCTGACATCCTGCAGTCAGGTCCTCAACATGGTGGCAGAGGAAAAGGCAGTTCTGCAAGCTCAGCTATGCCTGGAAGAGGATGCGCAAGACTGCTTTATCCAGAGTGCGCTTTGCCTCTTGCAG GAGCGAGAAGAAATGTTGTTGAAGAAGCAGCAGCCATCTACAGACAACAGCTTTGACTTGTCCACTCTGACTCTTGAGGAACCTACTCCTGTCAATGAGGTGTTGACCATTAAGAGCTCTACCAAG CCTGTGCTCCAGTACTCTTCTGCTTTTGATGATGAGGTGGAAGAAGTCCCAATTAATGAAGAGCAGTCAGGATCGCTTGAGCATACTTTGGAAAGTGTGCTTGAAGAGCCTCCGGATACTGTGTTGGATCCAGTGCCACATAACTTTACTGATGAAGAAAACTCTGCCAAAGAGGCAGAACCAGGTCACTCTCAAACCAACCAGGTGCACGGACCGTTCTATTATTTCTACCAAG CTGAAGACTGCCAGCAGATGTTCTTGCATCCTGTGAATATACGCTGTTTATTGAGGGAATATGGCAGTTTGGAAGCGAGCCCGGACTCAATCACTGCCACAGTGGTGGAGATCGAGGGACATACAGTCACTGAG gaGATCCGTCGTCGACATCGTTACCTGTCTCATCTTCCACTCACATGTGAATTCAGCATCTGTGAGTTGGCCTTGCAGCCACCAATCCTGTCCAAGGAAACCATGGACACATTTGCAg ATGAATTGGAGAAAAGGAAACGCCTGAGACAGAAGAAAGCGAGAGACGAGAAGCGCAGAGAGAAGCGAATTGAAATTGAAGAGAACAAGAAGCAGGGTAAAT ACCCCGAGGTGCATATTGGACTAGAGAACCTTCAAAATTTCCCAGCATTTGGGTCGCCACCTCACAACAGCAGCCCTCTAGTACAGCCAGATTTTACTTTGCTTCCTCCTTCTCCCCTAAGCAGCAGCCCTTCCTCTG AGGGAATGATGTTCCCATGCCTGAATGGACAAACCTCTCCTGTTGTGGGAAGTGCGGAAGATGACTCTCACTGCATGTCATTTGCACAG atGTTGAAAGATGGAAAAGCCAGAGTTGATGGACCCAgaatcaccagaaaaaaag CTGACAGCGAAGGCGAAAGTGACGGGTCAGATCGTGCTCCAGTGCCCAACTTTCAGAACTCTTTCAGCCAAGCATTTGAGAAGGCACTTCTGCAGCTTGACAGTCCAGAACCTTCTCCACAACCTGTAGTTGTCTCAG ATGAGAAAGGagggaagaagaaaaagaaaaaacagaagCTTCTCTTCAGCACATCCATGGTTCACACAAA tgctgcAATTGTGTGA
- the rnf10 gene encoding RING finger protein 10 isoform X3, translating to MLESSTALGSELGLVHCRETDMEKNPNNSSNTKVPPRSNSSGPTPGESKPKSENKNNGGAKRYSRKREPSFPKPENFSGPRRTNPQKSKNFDKRPPQRGGGRQYGVTGGGRREEVAETRRAEFSPAQFAGPKKISLNHLLNFTFEPRGGNGAAGDGGYTCWGRRNKWGHKHKPFNKELFLQANCQFVVTDDQDYKGHFTDPDTLVSWDCVQQVRIYSHEVPSCPICLYPPVAARITRCGHIFCWPCILHYLSLSDKTWSKCPICYEAVHTVDLKSVVAMETRQYVVGDIITMRLMRREKGTLVAMPSSQWVKVEEPVRFGDSSLSPYSKLLLTSCSQVLNMVAEEKAVLQAQLCLEEDAQDCFIQSALCLLQEREEMLLKKQQPSTDNSFDLSTLTLEEPTPVNEVLTIKSSTKPVLQYSSAFDDEVEEVPINEEQSGSLEHTLESVLEEPPDTVLDPVPHNFTDEENSAKEAEPGHSQTNQVHGPFYYFYQAEDCQQMFLHPVNIRCLLREYGSLEASPDSITATVVEIEGHTVTEEIRRRHRYLSHLPLTCEFSICELALQPPILSKETMDTFADELEKRKRLRQKKARDEKRREKRIEIEENKKQGKYPEVHIGLENLQNFPAFGSPPHNSSPLVQPDFTLLPPSPLSSSPSSEGMMFPCLNGQTSPVVGSAEDDSHCMSFAQMLKDGKARVDGPRITRKKEECDF from the exons ATGCTAGAGAGCTCTACAGCTCTCGGCTCGGAGCTCGGCCTCGTTCACTGCAGGGAGACAGATATGGAGAAGAACCCGAACAACAGCAGCAATACCAAGGTTCCACCTCGTTCCAACTCCTCTGGGCCAACCCCGGGGGAATCTAAACCCAAGTCAG aaAATAAGAATAATGGAGGCGCCAAGCGCTATAGCCGCAAGCGGGAGCCCTCCTTTCCCAAACCAGAAAATTTCTCGGGCCCACGTCGCACCAATCCACAGAAAAGCAAGAATTTTGACAAGAGACCCCCCCAGAGAGGTGGAGGACGGCAATATGGGGTTACAGGTGGAGGACGACGGGAGGAG GTAGCAGAGACGCGCCGGGCAGAGTTTAGCCCGGCTCAGTTTGCTGGACCGAAAAAAATAAGCCTGAACCACCTGTTGAACTTCACCTTTGAACCTCGTGGAGGTAACGGTGCTGCCGGAGATGGAGGCTACACTTGTTGGGGACGTCGAAATAAATGGGGTCATAAGCACAAGCCCTTTAACAAGGAGCTTTTCCTGCAAGCCAA TTGCCAGTTTGTGGTGACTGATGACCAGGACTACAAGGGTCACTTCACTGATCCAGATACTCTGGTCAGCTGGGATTGTGTGCAGCAAGTG CGAATCTACAGTCATGAGGTTCCATCTTGCCCCATCTGCCTCTATCCACCCGTGGCAGCTCGCATTACACGTTGTGGACACATCTTCTGTTGGCCTTGCATACTGCACTACCTGTCTTTAAGTGACAAGACTTGGTCAAAGTGCCCCATATGCTATGAGGCTGTTCACACTGTGGATTTAAAGAG TGTGGTTGCCATGGAGACCAGGCAATACGTGGTTGGGGATATCATCACCATGCGCCTCATGCGGAGGGAAAAGGGGACTTTGGTGGCCATGCCAAGCTCTCAGTGGGTAAAAGTGGAGGAACCTGTACGGTTTGGAG ATTCTTCTCTGAGCCCTTATTCCAAGTTGCTGCTGACATCCTGCAGTCAGGTCCTCAACATGGTGGCAGAGGAAAAGGCAGTTCTGCAAGCTCAGCTATGCCTGGAAGAGGATGCGCAAGACTGCTTTATCCAGAGTGCGCTTTGCCTCTTGCAG GAGCGAGAAGAAATGTTGTTGAAGAAGCAGCAGCCATCTACAGACAACAGCTTTGACTTGTCCACTCTGACTCTTGAGGAACCTACTCCTGTCAATGAGGTGTTGACCATTAAGAGCTCTACCAAG CCTGTGCTCCAGTACTCTTCTGCTTTTGATGATGAGGTGGAAGAAGTCCCAATTAATGAAGAGCAGTCAGGATCGCTTGAGCATACTTTGGAAAGTGTGCTTGAAGAGCCTCCGGATACTGTGTTGGATCCAGTGCCACATAACTTTACTGATGAAGAAAACTCTGCCAAAGAGGCAGAACCAGGTCACTCTCAAACCAACCAGGTGCACGGACCGTTCTATTATTTCTACCAAG CTGAAGACTGCCAGCAGATGTTCTTGCATCCTGTGAATATACGCTGTTTATTGAGGGAATATGGCAGTTTGGAAGCGAGCCCGGACTCAATCACTGCCACAGTGGTGGAGATCGAGGGACATACAGTCACTGAG gaGATCCGTCGTCGACATCGTTACCTGTCTCATCTTCCACTCACATGTGAATTCAGCATCTGTGAGTTGGCCTTGCAGCCACCAATCCTGTCCAAGGAAACCATGGACACATTTGCAg ATGAATTGGAGAAAAGGAAACGCCTGAGACAGAAGAAAGCGAGAGACGAGAAGCGCAGAGAGAAGCGAATTGAAATTGAAGAGAACAAGAAGCAGGGTAAAT ACCCCGAGGTGCATATTGGACTAGAGAACCTTCAAAATTTCCCAGCATTTGGGTCGCCACCTCACAACAGCAGCCCTCTAGTACAGCCAGATTTTACTTTGCTTCCTCCTTCTCCCCTAAGCAGCAGCCCTTCCTCTG AGGGAATGATGTTCCCATGCCTGAATGGACAAACCTCTCCTGTTGTGGGAAGTGCGGAAGATGACTCTCACTGCATGTCATTTGCACAG atGTTGAAAGATGGAAAAGCCAGAGTTGATGGACCCAgaatcaccagaaaaaaag AAGAGTGCGACTTCTAA
- the pop5 gene encoding ribonuclease P/MRP protein subunit POP5 isoform X1 produces the protein MVRFKSRYLLCEINVLDRNSLLLLNDRVVADAVKDAVARIHGDYGTAMCTMRFCVKYLNTYTGMVFLRFPKMCYELLWSALPFITSIETHRQKIPCFLNCLHIGGTMRTCQKFLIRYNTRQLHRMLPNCKNEEEKQQIRKAILSCSLVQEGFEDEPDDAVDADDDEV, from the exons ATGGTAAGGTTTAAATCGAG GTATTTACTTTGTGAGATAAACGTCTTGGACAGGAACAGCCtcttgctcctgaatgatagagTTGTCGCAGATGCTGTGAAAGATGCAGTGGCTCGTATACATGGTGACTATGGAACGGCGATGTGCACCATGAGATTCTGTG tGAAATACCTGAATACCTACACAGGAATGGTATTCCTGCGTTTCCCTAAAATGTGCTACGAACTACTGTGGTCAGCATTGCCTTTTATCACTAGTATTGAAACCCATCGCCAAAAAATTCCGTGTTTCCTGAACTGTTTGCACATAGGAG GAACAATGAGAACTTGTCAAAAGTTTCTGATACGCTATAACACACGGCAGCTCCATCGTATGCTGCCAAATTGTAAAAATGAAG AGGAAAAGCAACAGATTCGCAAGGCCATTCTAAGTTGCTCCTTAGTACAAGAAGGATTTGAAGATGAACCAGATGATGCTGTTGATGCTGATGATGATGAAGTCTAA
- the pop5 gene encoding ribonuclease P/MRP protein subunit POP5 isoform X2, with protein sequence MVRFKSRYLLCEINVLDRNSLLLLNDRVVADAVKDAVARIHVKYLNTYTGMVFLRFPKMCYELLWSALPFITSIETHRQKIPCFLNCLHIGGTMRTCQKFLIRYNTRQLHRMLPNCKNEEEKQQIRKAILSCSLVQEGFEDEPDDAVDADDDEV encoded by the exons ATGGTAAGGTTTAAATCGAG GTATTTACTTTGTGAGATAAACGTCTTGGACAGGAACAGCCtcttgctcctgaatgatagagTTGTCGCAGATGCTGTGAAAGATGCAGTGGCTCGTATACATG tGAAATACCTGAATACCTACACAGGAATGGTATTCCTGCGTTTCCCTAAAATGTGCTACGAACTACTGTGGTCAGCATTGCCTTTTATCACTAGTATTGAAACCCATCGCCAAAAAATTCCGTGTTTCCTGAACTGTTTGCACATAGGAG GAACAATGAGAACTTGTCAAAAGTTTCTGATACGCTATAACACACGGCAGCTCCATCGTATGCTGCCAAATTGTAAAAATGAAG AGGAAAAGCAACAGATTCGCAAGGCCATTCTAAGTTGCTCCTTAGTACAAGAAGGATTTGAAGATGAACCAGATGATGCTGTTGATGCTGATGATGATGAAGTCTAA